A stretch of the uncultured Desulfobacter sp. genome encodes the following:
- a CDS encoding carboxymuconolactone decarboxylase family protein, which produces MKTAILTVLVMLTTLVCGSAFGSEDDNTQNIHQLTLRQQRIIPIAAFTADGDLNRLVPVLNQALDDGLSINEIKEVMVHLYAYTGFPRSLNALSTLMKVVDQRKAKGIDDVQGKEASPVPPDFNKDKYGAKVRAMLAGRKTDISGAAWQQFSPAIDTFLKEHLFADIFVRDVISYQDRELATIAALANMTGTRGQLGFHLGAAMNTGLSTAQIEDFVSVLKTTVGNAEAESAQKILTGVLNKRK; this is translated from the coding sequence ATGAAAACCGCTATTTTAACCGTATTGGTTATGTTGACAACATTGGTCTGCGGGTCCGCATTTGGTTCGGAAGATGATAATACCCAAAACATTCACCAATTAACCCTCAGACAGCAGCGCATCATTCCCATTGCGGCATTCACCGCAGACGGGGATCTCAACAGGCTTGTACCTGTCCTGAACCAGGCACTGGATGACGGCCTGAGTATCAATGAAATAAAAGAAGTCATGGTACACCTGTACGCATATACGGGCTTTCCCCGAAGCCTGAATGCCCTTTCCACCCTGATGAAGGTGGTGGACCAACGCAAAGCTAAAGGCATTGATGATGTCCAGGGCAAAGAGGCGAGCCCGGTTCCGCCTGATTTTAACAAGGATAAATACGGGGCAAAGGTACGGGCAATGCTTGCCGGACGAAAGACCGATATCTCCGGTGCCGCATGGCAGCAGTTCTCACCCGCCATTGACACCTTCCTCAAAGAGCATCTGTTTGCCGATATCTTTGTCCGGGATGTGATCAGTTACCAGGACAGGGAGCTTGCCACCATTGCCGCCCTTGCCAATATGACCGGCACCCGGGGACAGCTTGGCTTTCATCTTGGAGCAGCCATGAACACCGGTTTGAGTACGGCGCAGATAGAGGATTTTGTCTCCGTTTTGAAAACCACCGTTGGAAACGCAGAGGCTGAAAGTGCCCAAAAAATTCTTACTGGGGTGCTGAATAAAAGAAAATAA
- a CDS encoding MBL fold metallo-hydrolase produces the protein MGTRLLILSGYILAIAVCLGLTACAVFNQDRFGKLPKGDRLGQIQKSPHYRDGKFRNLVPTPKFSTNDGMMSVIWSGIFDKADRLTPDSPVPTEKTDLKELSARFFHEDTVIWMGHSSWYVQAGGKRILIDPVFSKSAAPFSFLNKSFAGTNIYTAEDMPQIDCLLISHDHWDHLDYPTIMALRSKVKQVICPLGVGAYFENWGYPTENIREGDWHDRIFLGEDVVVHVLPARHYSGRLFKENKTFWAGFALETPEHKIFFSGDSGYGSHFSQIGKAFNGFDLVMLDCGQYDPRWAYIHMTPKEAVQAARDLGAKAFIPAHVGRFTIANHSWDEPFKQLAEDRDDYPFRLLTPKIGEPVILDAGSSQQFSCWWETTGKCPETEQSGETL, from the coding sequence ATGGGAACACGACTATTGATTTTATCGGGATATATTCTGGCAATCGCGGTCTGTCTTGGACTGACAGCCTGTGCAGTTTTCAACCAGGACAGGTTCGGCAAACTTCCCAAAGGAGACCGCCTTGGCCAAATTCAGAAATCGCCCCATTACAGGGATGGAAAATTCCGGAACCTGGTTCCAACACCAAAGTTCTCAACAAATGACGGCATGATGTCCGTGATATGGAGCGGGATATTTGACAAGGCAGACCGGCTGACGCCCGACAGTCCCGTACCAACGGAAAAAACTGACTTAAAGGAATTATCGGCACGATTTTTTCATGAAGATACGGTGATATGGATGGGGCACTCCTCCTGGTATGTCCAGGCGGGCGGGAAACGAATTTTGATCGACCCGGTCTTCAGCAAATCAGCAGCACCGTTCTCCTTTTTAAATAAGTCATTCGCCGGCACCAACATCTACACGGCCGAAGATATGCCCCAAATCGACTGCCTGCTGATTTCCCATGATCACTGGGATCATCTGGACTATCCAACCATCATGGCCCTTCGATCAAAAGTCAAACAGGTGATCTGTCCGCTGGGCGTCGGGGCCTATTTCGAAAACTGGGGATATCCCACAGAGAACATCCGGGAAGGGGACTGGCATGACAGGATCTTCCTGGGAGAAGACGTTGTTGTGCATGTGCTGCCGGCACGGCATTATTCGGGCAGGCTGTTCAAAGAGAACAAAACATTCTGGGCGGGATTCGCCCTTGAAACCCCTGAACATAAGATTTTTTTCAGCGGAGACAGTGGATACGGATCACATTTTTCACAAATCGGGAAAGCATTTAACGGGTTTGACCTGGTGATGCTGGATTGCGGCCAGTATGATCCGCGCTGGGCTTATATCCACATGACGCCCAAAGAGGCGGTACAGGCCGCCCGGGATCTTGGGGCCAAAGCGTTCATTCCCGCCCATGTCGGCCGCTTCACCATTGCCAACCATTCATGGGATGAGCCCTTTAAGCAACTGGCAGAAGACAGGGATGACTATCCATTCCGGCTTTTGACTCCGAAAATCGGAGAGCCGGTGATATTGGATGCCGGATCATCTCAACAATTTTCATGCTGGTGGGAGACAACCGGCAAATGCCCGGAGACCGAACAATCAGGAGAAACCTTATGA
- a CDS encoding flavodoxin family protein → MEVKTKKADRIQTAVSHERRDFLKAGVAMAASPLIVGMAATTLPLKAQAAGDKSPGKKIVIISASPRTNSNSDALCDEFMRGAKASGHHVEKIRLAEKDINYCTGCLACIHDPGSCVQQDDMAAIHEKMFAADIMVLATPVYFHVMNGQMKVFIDRVCPIYTMLRNKDVYFVVSCAGGSSQVESAVQSLRIFTESFSGVKEKGIMAVTREWDAGAAKNSPAFGQAYTMGLNA, encoded by the coding sequence ATGGAGGTTAAAACCAAGAAGGCTGACCGCATACAGACAGCAGTGTCACATGAACGCCGGGACTTTCTTAAAGCCGGTGTCGCCATGGCCGCCTCTCCTTTGATTGTGGGAATGGCCGCCACGACCCTGCCTTTAAAGGCACAAGCCGCAGGGGACAAAAGCCCGGGCAAAAAAATAGTGATCATTTCAGCAAGCCCCAGAACAAACAGCAACTCTGATGCCCTTTGCGATGAATTCATGCGGGGTGCCAAGGCGTCCGGCCATCATGTGGAGAAGATCCGACTGGCGGAGAAAGATATCAATTATTGTACCGGGTGTCTGGCCTGCATCCATGATCCGGGATCCTGCGTCCAGCAGGATGACATGGCCGCAATTCACGAAAAAATGTTCGCAGCAGACATCATGGTCCTGGCGACGCCGGTCTATTTTCATGTCATGAATGGACAGATGAAGGTTTTCATCGACAGGGTCTGCCCTATTTATACCATGCTCCGGAACAAAGATGTCTATTTTGTTGTCTCCTGCGCCGGAGGCAGTTCCCAGGTGGAAAGCGCCGTGCAAAGCCTGAGGATTTTCACCGAAAGTTTCAGCGGCGTTAAGGAGAAAGGTATCATGGCAGTTACCAGGGAGTGGGACGCAGGTGCCGCAAAAAACAGCCCGGCTTTCGGACAGGCGTACACCATGGGGCTGAACGCCTGA
- a CDS encoding cyclophilin-like fold protein has protein sequence MKRLFLFSAAALMSICFVINCTAQSFKDNVKITLTIGNKIVPAILYNTPPAKNLMGKLPVTVSLNRGPVDYCGGIEPVVYSEKDLQAGYHRGDLAYWIPGQDFVIFTENKKDASGSPDLVILGKVSSDIKELRDLGSTINVTITLDR, from the coding sequence ATGAAACGTTTATTTCTTTTTAGCGCAGCTGCACTGATGTCGATCTGTTTTGTAATCAACTGCACAGCCCAATCATTTAAGGATAATGTTAAAATCACCCTGACCATCGGGAACAAAATCGTTCCGGCCATTTTGTATAATACGCCTCCTGCCAAAAATCTGATGGGAAAATTGCCCGTGACCGTTTCCCTTAACCGGGGTCCGGTAGATTATTGCGGCGGTATTGAACCGGTCGTCTATAGTGAAAAGGATTTACAGGCTGGCTATCACCGTGGCGATCTGGCCTACTGGATTCCTGGTCAAGACTTTGTAATTTTTACTGAAAATAAAAAAGACGCTTCCGGATCTCCAGACCTGGTTATCCTCGGAAAAGTCAGTTCCGACATTAAAGAACTCCGAGATCTGGGCAGCACCATCAATGTTACGATTACCCTGGACAGATAG
- a CDS encoding cupin domain-containing protein — translation MEKQTIFGGDARKTFTGPQELFTGDVQLSLLFPPNETAQYSGAHGSFQPGARTAWHTHPAGQYMIVTSGVGRTGTRDGKILEIKAGDVVWCPPDTEHWHGASPDTPMALLLITGVFEYKNVVYKERVTDKQYLGK, via the coding sequence ATGGAGAAACAGACGATCTTTGGGGGGGATGCCCGGAAAACCTTTACAGGGCCCCAGGAATTATTTACCGGAGATGTTCAGTTGTCCTTACTGTTCCCCCCCAATGAAACGGCCCAATATTCAGGCGCCCACGGATCATTCCAACCCGGGGCAAGAACAGCGTGGCACACTCACCCTGCAGGACAATATATGATTGTGACCTCAGGCGTCGGTCGGACCGGAACCCGGGATGGGAAAATATTAGAAATAAAAGCCGGCGACGTAGTCTGGTGTCCGCCCGATACCGAGCATTGGCACGGTGCCTCTCCGGATACCCCTATGGCACTCCTGCTCATTACCGGTGTATTTGAGTACAAAAATGTCGTCTATAAAGAAAGGGTTACCGACAAACAATATCTTGGAAAATAA